The Planktothrix tepida PCC 9214 genomic sequence TGAGCAACGTGATTAGGAACAAGATGATCAACAGAACCCCCAAATCGGGCAATCTCTTTGACAACACTACTTGACAAGAAACTATATTCCTTTGAGGTTGCCAAAAACACCGTCTCAATTTCTGTTGACAGGGTTTTATTGATGAG encodes the following:
- the coaD gene encoding pantetheine-phosphate adenylyltransferase gives rise to the protein FDGLTVDYAKLRNAQVLLRGLRVLSDFELELQMALINKTLSTEIETVFLATSKEYSFLSSSVVKEIARFGGSVDHLVPNHVAQEIYKCYARNQPQD